In a single window of the Paenibacillus sp. MMS20-IR301 genome:
- a CDS encoding MFS transporter, which produces MKKLIWIGCLSYFVIGLAHVVLGSILPVLLQHYDRSYSAGGELIFSQFAGFLAGVLVSPLLNRRFGKRGGILIATGLLLVAETAYAFLPPWGWMYVIAVAAGFGFGMIEAVIGTIIIAAVTEGTAIAMSRLEVLFGVGALLMPLIASPLIAAGYWRLAFLIVAAFSLISLLFWAKGGFGKLQAVLDERPPRQAAGSIRTRFSQLPYKGKQWVLLGLFIVFFFLYVGTEMSLVNFMPAIFIAKLGMSEASAALTVTFFWLAMSAGRLFAGSIAERFSYRLYVLVSCFAALLLLIIFPFTEHRIAAFAVILLLGLFMSGLFSIALVFSSKLLPGAEESTPSIMIASGGIGGAVLPLLTGWSMDHLQLAQTSALLAALAGALFLLSVAAWKIG; this is translated from the coding sequence TTGAAAAAATTAATCTGGATCGGCTGTCTCTCCTATTTCGTCATCGGTCTTGCACATGTCGTGCTGGGCTCTATTCTGCCGGTGCTGCTCCAGCATTATGACCGCAGCTACAGTGCCGGAGGCGAGCTGATCTTCAGCCAGTTTGCCGGTTTCCTCGCCGGTGTGCTGGTCTCACCGCTCTTGAACCGCCGCTTCGGCAAACGCGGCGGCATACTAATCGCCACCGGCCTGCTGCTCGTTGCGGAAACCGCCTATGCGTTCCTCCCGCCCTGGGGCTGGATGTACGTTATCGCTGTAGCCGCAGGCTTCGGCTTCGGGATGATCGAGGCCGTCATCGGCACGATCATTATTGCAGCCGTCACAGAGGGCACGGCCATCGCCATGAGCCGGCTGGAGGTGCTGTTCGGCGTAGGCGCACTGCTTATGCCGCTGATTGCCAGCCCGCTTATCGCCGCCGGCTACTGGAGGCTGGCTTTTCTGATTGTTGCCGCCTTCTCCCTCATCTCCCTGCTCTTCTGGGCTAAAGGCGGCTTCGGGAAGCTGCAGGCGGTGCTGGATGAGCGCCCGCCGCGCCAGGCAGCAGGCAGCATCCGAACCCGGTTCAGCCAGCTGCCGTACAAAGGCAAACAATGGGTCCTGCTTGGCCTGTTCATTGTTTTCTTCTTCCTCTATGTAGGCACGGAGATGAGTCTGGTTAATTTCATGCCGGCGATCTTTATCGCCAAGCTGGGCATGAGCGAGGCTTCGGCGGCACTGACCGTCACCTTCTTCTGGCTGGCCATGTCGGCCGGCAGGCTGTTCGCAGGCAGTATTGCCGAGCGGTTCTCTTACCGCCTTTATGTGCTGGTCAGCTGCTTTGCCGCACTGCTTTTACTGATTATTTTCCCGTTTACCGAGCACCGGATTGCCGCATTTGCCGTCATTCTGCTGCTTGGGCTGTTCATGTCCGGCCTCTTCTCCATCGCCCTCGTCTTCTCCAGCAAGCTGCTGCCCGGAGCCGAGGAATCCACACCGAGCATCATGATCGCCTCCGGCGGAATCGGCGGGGCGGTATTACCGCTCCTCACCGGCTGGTCCATGGATCATCTGCAGCTTGCACAGACATCGGCGCTCCTGGCCGCGCTCGCCGGCGCATTATTCCTGCTTAGCGTGGCCGCATGGAAAATCGGGTAA
- a CDS encoding ABC transporter substrate-binding protein, producing the protein MGVKKTLLLVLSCLLVIMIAGCGGGNNSGNAAGNGGGGEPAAGNSTAAPEATAGTATEAPAALIPVKIALDWTPNTNHTGLYAAKELGYYAEEGLDVEIVQPGAAGSDTMVTSGEAQFGISAQEALTLARLQDVPLVSVAAIIQHNTSGFAAPKDRNIKTPKDFEGKTYGGWGSPAEEAAMKAIMDPEGGDVSKVKLVNIGEADFFTAVKRDIDFAWIFYAWTGIEAELRGEPLDMLYLKDYAPQLDYYTPVLTTSEKEIAEHPEVVKAFLKATSKGYQYAIDHPEEAAVVLSDAVPDLDPELVLASQKWLSPKYKDDAARWGEQKLEVWQNYADWMYGLKLLDKPLDAAGTFTNEFLPEQ; encoded by the coding sequence ATGGGAGTCAAAAAAACATTGCTGCTCGTGCTCAGCTGCCTGCTTGTAATCATGATAGCCGGCTGCGGAGGCGGGAACAACAGCGGGAACGCAGCGGGCAACGGCGGAGGCGGCGAGCCTGCCGCCGGGAACAGCACGGCTGCTCCTGAGGCAACCGCCGGCACGGCTACTGAGGCACCGGCGGCGTTAATCCCGGTCAAGATCGCCCTGGACTGGACACCAAACACGAATCACACCGGCCTGTACGCCGCTAAAGAGCTGGGATATTACGCCGAGGAAGGCCTCGACGTTGAGATCGTGCAGCCTGGCGCTGCCGGCTCCGATACGATGGTCACCTCCGGCGAAGCCCAGTTCGGCATCAGCGCGCAGGAGGCACTGACACTGGCCCGCCTGCAGGATGTGCCGCTCGTATCCGTCGCTGCCATCATTCAGCATAATACTTCAGGCTTCGCCGCTCCGAAGGACCGGAATATTAAGACGCCGAAGGATTTTGAAGGTAAAACTTACGGCGGCTGGGGTTCTCCGGCAGAGGAAGCAGCCATGAAAGCGATCATGGACCCTGAAGGCGGAGATGTCTCCAAAGTGAAGCTGGTGAACATCGGCGAAGCCGATTTCTTCACCGCCGTGAAGCGCGATATTGACTTCGCCTGGATTTTCTACGCCTGGACCGGTATCGAGGCCGAACTGCGCGGGGAGCCGCTGGACATGCTGTACCTGAAGGATTACGCGCCGCAGCTGGATTATTACACGCCGGTGCTGACGACCAGCGAGAAGGAAATCGCCGAGCATCCTGAAGTGGTGAAGGCCTTCCTCAAGGCTACGTCGAAAGGGTATCAGTATGCAATCGATCATCCGGAAGAAGCGGCTGTAGTGCTGTCCGATGCCGTGCCTGATCTTGATCCTGAGCTGGTTCTGGCCAGCCAGAAATGGCTAAGCCCGAAATATAAAGACGATGCCGCCCGCTGGGGTGAGCAGAAGCTGGAAGTATGGCAGAATTATGCCGACTGGATGTACGGTCTGAAGCTGCTCGACAAGCCGCTGGATGCAGCAGGTACGTTTACAAATGAATTTTTGCCGGAACAGTAA
- a CDS encoding MTH1187 family thiamine-binding protein — translation MANTLLSIQVIPKTPNNEDSIPYVDTAIEVIQQSGVKHQVNPLETTMEGELTELLEVVRQMHEALIAKGSPSVISQIKIAHNPGGISMDKLTEKYRP, via the coding sequence ATGGCTAATACACTGCTCAGCATTCAGGTAATTCCCAAGACTCCTAATAATGAGGACTCCATCCCTTACGTGGACACGGCAATTGAGGTAATTCAGCAGTCGGGGGTTAAGCATCAGGTGAATCCGCTTGAAACGACGATGGAGGGCGAGCTTACCGAGCTGCTTGAGGTTGTGCGGCAAATGCATGAGGCATTGATTGCCAAGGGCAGCCCAAGCGTGATCTCGCAGATCAAAATCGCCCATAACCCGGGCGGCATCAGCATGGACAAGCTGACGGAGAAATACCGGCCGTGA
- a CDS encoding ABC transporter permease, which produces MRSTWRLIWPPLVAVIFFLGVWQLAVSLFHIPAYQLPSPADIARETKGNASGIWAHTAATLRLTLVGFPVGTGIGLIVALLLHLLPWLKRAIYPLLILSQNVPSIALAPLLIVWFGFGLLPKIVLITLVCFFPVAVAAMGGLAQSDGVMMNYMKMAGASKWQIFTKLELPGSLPALFSGLKISATYAVMGAVVAEWIGADKGIGYYLLLQKASYRADRMFVAIAVIVLLSLVLFALIALLEKWLVRWKPRKEA; this is translated from the coding sequence GTGAGAAGCACCTGGAGACTGATCTGGCCGCCCCTTGTGGCGGTCATCTTTTTTCTGGGCGTCTGGCAGTTAGCGGTCTCCCTGTTCCATATCCCGGCCTATCAGCTCCCGAGTCCGGCGGATATTGCGCGTGAAACGAAGGGTAATGCTTCCGGCATCTGGGCCCATACGGCGGCTACCCTCCGGCTGACCCTGGTCGGCTTCCCGGTCGGCACAGGTATCGGCCTCATTGTAGCCCTGCTGCTGCATCTGCTGCCCTGGCTTAAGCGGGCCATCTATCCGCTGCTGATTCTCAGCCAGAATGTGCCTTCCATCGCTCTTGCACCGCTGCTGATTGTCTGGTTCGGCTTCGGGCTGCTGCCTAAGATTGTTCTAATCACTCTCGTCTGCTTTTTTCCGGTCGCCGTTGCCGCTATGGGCGGGCTGGCGCAAAGTGACGGGGTAATGATGAATTATATGAAGATGGCCGGGGCAAGCAAATGGCAAATCTTCACCAAGCTGGAGCTGCCCGGCTCCCTGCCCGCGCTCTTCTCCGGACTCAAAATCTCCGCAACCTACGCCGTCATGGGCGCCGTCGTTGCCGAGTGGATTGGCGCAGACAAAGGGATAGGCTATTATCTGCTGCTCCAGAAAGCTTCTTACCGCGCAGACCGGATGTTCGTCGCCATTGCCGTTATTGTGCTGCTGAGCCTCGTGCTGTTCGCACTGATTGCGCTGCTGGAGAAGTGGCTGGTGCGCTGGAAGCCGCGTAAAGAGGCATAG
- a CDS encoding ABC transporter ATP-binding protein translates to MKLTKTDGIDTSRLEHRNITPALEVSGVSKTFTHRRRETPVLHDVSLKVAPQEFVSIVGPSGCGKSTLFHIIGGLTLPDAGTVRMDGSEVTGARGRISYMPQQPALFPWRSILDNVLLGTELQAAPQPGAREAARHWLAKVGLSGFEHAYPHMLSGGMQQRAAFLRALLSPQELMLLDEPFSALDALTREQMQRWLLELWEENRRSVLFITHNIEEALLLSSRIYVFSGRPGSVIHSVDVPFPRPRREEVLDAPEFLRLKRQLSQWMREEQAKG, encoded by the coding sequence ATTAAACTTACCAAGACGGACGGTATTGACACCAGCCGCCTTGAGCACCGGAACATTACGCCTGCACTGGAGGTCAGCGGGGTCTCGAAGACCTTCACCCACCGCCGCCGGGAAACCCCGGTCCTCCATGATGTCTCGTTAAAGGTAGCGCCTCAGGAGTTCGTCTCCATTGTCGGCCCGTCCGGCTGCGGCAAAAGCACCCTGTTCCACATTATCGGCGGCCTGACGCTGCCCGATGCCGGAACCGTCCGGATGGACGGCAGCGAGGTCACCGGAGCGCGCGGCAGGATCAGCTACATGCCGCAGCAGCCCGCCCTGTTCCCTTGGCGGAGCATCCTCGACAACGTCCTGCTCGGCACCGAGCTGCAGGCGGCACCGCAGCCGGGTGCCCGCGAGGCTGCTCGGCACTGGCTGGCCAAGGTCGGCCTCAGCGGGTTCGAGCACGCTTACCCGCATATGCTGTCCGGCGGCATGCAGCAGCGCGCCGCCTTCCTGCGGGCCCTGCTGTCGCCGCAGGAGCTGATGCTGCTCGACGAGCCGTTCAGCGCGCTGGATGCGCTGACCCGCGAGCAGATGCAGCGCTGGCTGCTGGAGCTGTGGGAGGAGAACCGCCGCTCCGTGCTGTTCATCACCCACAACATCGAAGAGGCGCTGCTGCTCTCCAGCCGCATCTACGTCTTCTCCGGACGGCCCGGTTCAGTCATCCACAGCGTGGATGTCCCTTTCCCTCGTCCGCGCCGTGAAGAGGTACTGGACGCGCCGGAGTTCCTCCGGCTGAAGCGCCAGCTCTCGCAGTGGATGCGCGAGGAGCAGGCGAAGGGTTAG
- a CDS encoding response regulator transcription factor yields the protein MISIVIAEDQRLLRGAMASLLDLEDDIEVAGEAGDGAEALALIERIQPDVCLMDIEMPLMSGLEVAEILKSRGCATKIIILTTFARPGYFERGVKAGIQGYLLKDEPVDKLAEAIRRVMAGHREVSPELVFGSLREENPLSDREREILKLAGAGKSAGEIASALHLSYGTVRNYISEILGKLEVKSRIEAVRLAEEKGWM from the coding sequence ATGATAAGCATTGTGATTGCCGAGGATCAGCGGCTGCTGCGCGGGGCGATGGCCTCGCTGCTGGATCTGGAGGATGATATTGAGGTGGCCGGGGAAGCCGGGGACGGAGCTGAGGCACTGGCATTAATTGAACGGATTCAGCCGGATGTCTGTCTGATGGATATTGAAATGCCGCTGATGAGCGGCCTGGAGGTGGCGGAGATCCTGAAATCGCGGGGCTGTGCCACCAAAATCATCATCCTGACCACCTTCGCCCGTCCGGGATATTTTGAGCGGGGCGTGAAGGCCGGGATACAGGGATATCTGCTGAAGGATGAGCCGGTGGACAAGCTGGCGGAGGCAATCCGCCGGGTCATGGCCGGACACCGCGAGGTATCCCCGGAGCTGGTCTTCGGCAGCCTGCGCGAAGAGAACCCGCTGTCAGACCGTGAGCGGGAGATTCTGAAGCTGGCCGGAGCGGGCAAAAGCGCGGGGGAAATCGCTTCGGCGCTGCATCTCTCCTATGGCACTGTCCGCAACTACATCTCGGAGATTCTCGGTAAGCTGGAAGTGAAAAGCCGGATTGAAGCGGTGCGTCTGGCGGAGGAGAAGGGCTGGATGTAG
- a CDS encoding sensor histidine kinase: MAALKQFRFFPQRFGFFPFIWLIYLVFPVLNLKGYSGLKLMAGYALVVLFTVTYRQLYWSVGRTYSVWLGLQMLLITVLCLVFSPYNLYMGFFTSNFIGWYTDLRRFKKAFAVFTVMVIGLAIVCFGQVYTTEGLFLFPFVMMMLISPFGIRSMNRRRMLEKELDQANEVIKEMVKREERMRIARDLHDTMGHTLSLITLKSQLVEKLVSKNPERAQAEAREIQRTSRAALRQVRELVSEMRAVSVAEELAEAGEMLRSAEIVLEVDGDAALPEVSDLTQNILSLCIKEAVTNIVKHSRANLCRIGIAMTAGEVRITVEDNGVGIGAGQQGRGAEGEAHRQDGNGMKGMAERLALIDGSLSLTPLAGGGTLLTVVTPRVVKEGKDGETA, translated from the coding sequence ATGGCAGCACTTAAGCAGTTCCGGTTCTTCCCGCAAAGGTTTGGCTTTTTCCCTTTTATCTGGCTGATCTATCTGGTGTTCCCGGTCCTCAATCTTAAAGGGTACAGCGGATTAAAGCTGATGGCAGGGTACGCGCTGGTTGTGCTGTTCACGGTTACGTACCGTCAGCTCTACTGGTCGGTAGGCCGAACGTATTCCGTCTGGCTGGGGCTGCAGATGCTGCTGATTACGGTGTTATGCCTTGTGTTCAGTCCTTACAATCTGTATATGGGTTTTTTCACCAGTAACTTTATCGGCTGGTACACTGATTTGCGCAGGTTCAAAAAGGCTTTTGCAGTATTTACAGTGATGGTGATTGGTTTGGCGATTGTATGCTTTGGCCAAGTTTACACTACGGAGGGCCTGTTCCTGTTTCCTTTTGTTATGATGATGCTGATTTCGCCCTTTGGCATCCGCTCGATGAACCGCCGGCGGATGCTGGAGAAGGAGCTGGATCAGGCCAATGAGGTCATCAAGGAGATGGTCAAGCGCGAGGAAAGGATGCGGATTGCCCGTGATCTGCATGACACAATGGGCCATACTCTGTCGCTGATTACACTCAAGAGCCAGCTTGTCGAGAAGCTGGTCTCCAAGAATCCGGAGCGGGCGCAGGCCGAAGCGCGGGAGATTCAGCGCACTTCCCGCGCTGCGCTGCGCCAGGTAAGGGAGCTGGTCTCGGAGATGCGTGCGGTCTCTGTGGCAGAAGAGCTGGCTGAAGCCGGGGAGATGCTGCGCAGTGCAGAGATCGTGCTGGAAGTCGACGGTGATGCGGCGCTTCCGGAAGTATCCGACCTGACGCAGAATATCCTCAGCCTCTGCATTAAGGAGGCAGTGACGAACATCGTCAAGCACAGCCGGGCGAATCTGTGCCGGATCGGCATTGCAATGACGGCCGGAGAGGTGCGGATAACGGTGGAGGATAACGGCGTTGGAATCGGGGCCGGACAGCAGGGCCGGGGGGCTGAGGGAGAGGCACACCGCCAGGACGGCAATGGCATGAAGGGGATGGCCGAGCGGCTCGCGCTGATTGACGGTTCTTTGAGCCTGACTCCGCTGGCCGGCGGCGGAACGCTGCTGACTGTGGTAACTCCAAGAGTAGTCAAGGAAGGAAAGGATGGAGAAACAGCATGA
- a CDS encoding ABC transporter permease, with translation MKQMMAQCKAELLRIIRNPYYVFWSLLMPIMFYFIFTKVVNTGTDDAPQWQAHYLMSMAAFSVMGSAIMTLGIRLVQERTQGWNTYIRITPLPASVYFLGKMFGQTVMHLFSVLCIFVAGYLINGVSLSAAEWLLSGLWLILGSLPFLALGTIIGSMKRVDTASGVSNVLYMGLAVAGGMWMPLEIMPKIMQSIGKWLPSYNYGSGAWAIVSGESPKWDSVLLLAGYLAVFMLLSVYIRKKQEAV, from the coding sequence ATGAAACAAATGATGGCCCAATGCAAGGCGGAGCTGCTGCGGATTATCCGCAATCCCTATTATGTGTTCTGGTCGCTGCTCATGCCGATTATGTTCTATTTTATATTTACGAAGGTGGTTAACACAGGAACGGATGATGCCCCGCAGTGGCAGGCGCATTATCTCATGTCGATGGCGGCTTTCAGTGTGATGGGCTCGGCGATCATGACGCTCGGCATCCGGCTGGTGCAGGAACGGACCCAGGGCTGGAATACGTACATCCGGATTACTCCGCTGCCGGCATCAGTTTATTTTCTGGGAAAAATGTTTGGCCAAACCGTAATGCATCTCTTCTCGGTGCTGTGCATCTTTGTGGCCGGCTATCTGATTAACGGGGTGTCGCTGTCTGCTGCAGAATGGCTGCTTAGCGGGCTGTGGCTGATCCTGGGTTCATTGCCATTTCTCGCGCTCGGTACGATTATCGGCTCAATGAAGCGGGTGGATACGGCCAGCGGAGTGAGCAACGTGCTCTACATGGGACTGGCAGTAGCCGGAGGGATGTGGATGCCCCTGGAGATTATGCCCAAAATCATGCAAAGCATCGGAAAGTGGCTGCCTTCCTACAATTATGGAAGCGGGGCGTGGGCCATTGTGAGCGGAGAGTCGCCGAAGTGGGATTCAGTGCTACTGCTCGCCGGCTACCTGGCCGTATTTATGCTATTATCGGTGTATATCCGAAAAAAACAGGAAGCGGTGTAA
- a CDS encoding ABC transporter ATP-binding protein, with translation MEQEHIIEISGVSRSFQDKKAVDNVSFTISRGSITAVLGPNGAGKTTTLSMLLGLLEPTEGSVRVFGLPPKDVKVRERTGAMLQEVSVMDRLKVREILSLIRSYYPKPMEMDVLLEATGLAPADLSRFAEKLSGGQKRSLSFALALAGDPELLFFDEPTVGLDINARRHFWETVKGLAAKGKTILFTTHYLQEAEDIADRILLFNRGALAADGSPEEIKSRIVKKSLSFLPLGDPAELRGQLLKLPGIEGCYEKNGRLHVTTESTDEALRAIFTGGLAVKDVQIDQGKLDEAFEQLTMSLEEKAQ, from the coding sequence ATGGAACAGGAACACATCATTGAAATAAGCGGGGTCAGCAGAAGCTTCCAGGATAAAAAAGCAGTCGATAATGTCAGCTTCACCATTAGCCGGGGATCGATTACGGCGGTGCTTGGACCGAACGGGGCGGGTAAAACGACCACCTTATCCATGCTGCTGGGCCTGCTGGAGCCGACGGAAGGAAGTGTCAGGGTGTTCGGACTTCCGCCCAAGGATGTCAAGGTGCGTGAGCGGACCGGCGCCATGCTGCAGGAGGTAAGCGTGATGGACCGGCTGAAGGTACGGGAAATTCTGTCGCTGATCCGCAGCTATTATCCCAAGCCGATGGAGATGGATGTGCTGCTTGAGGCCACCGGGCTTGCGCCGGCAGATCTCAGCCGCTTCGCCGAGAAGCTGTCCGGCGGCCAGAAGCGCAGCCTCAGCTTCGCACTGGCGCTGGCAGGGGACCCGGAGCTGCTGTTCTTCGATGAGCCGACGGTGGGACTGGATATTAACGCCCGGCGGCATTTCTGGGAGACGGTGAAGGGGCTGGCCGCCAAGGGCAAAACAATCCTTTTTACCACCCACTATCTGCAGGAAGCGGAGGATATCGCCGACCGGATCCTGCTGTTTAACCGCGGAGCACTTGCTGCAGACGGCAGTCCGGAGGAGATTAAGTCCCGGATCGTCAAGAAGTCTCTTTCCTTCCTGCCGCTGGGTGATCCTGCAGAGCTGCGGGGACAGCTGCTGAAGCTGCCGGGGATTGAAGGCTGCTATGAGAAGAACGGACGGCTGCATGTAACAACGGAGAGTACAGATGAGGCACTACGGGCTATTTTTACAGGGGGGCTGGCGGTAAAGGATGTTCAAATTGATCAGGGGAAGCTGGATGAAGCGTTCGAGCAGCTGACTATGAGCCTGGAGGAGAAAGCACAATGA
- the nfsA gene encoding oxygen-insensitive NADPH nitroreductase: protein MQPVSETIKLLHRHTSVRQFQDKPVSDELLAAIIGAGQMASTSSNVQAYSVIAVTEQPLKAQLSALSGNQAYIEQCPVFLVWCADLYRLREAAAPHLQGTESYEDTTENLIVATVDAALAAQNAAVAAESLGLGIVYIGGIRNEIAKAAELLGLPELVYPVFGMCLGYPAAVNGVRPRLPLAAVLHHNRYDAGTTVQQAGVYDDISRDYMRERTGGQSDTAWSEMMAKRQTQPSRLHMKEFLLNKGFMQR from the coding sequence ATGCAACCTGTAAGTGAAACAATCAAGCTGCTGCACCGCCATACTTCCGTCCGTCAATTTCAGGACAAGCCGGTCAGCGATGAGCTGCTGGCAGCTATTATCGGGGCGGGCCAAATGGCGTCTACCTCCAGCAATGTCCAGGCTTATTCGGTTATTGCCGTTACAGAGCAGCCGCTTAAAGCGCAGTTATCCGCCTTATCGGGTAATCAGGCATATATTGAGCAGTGTCCGGTGTTCCTGGTCTGGTGTGCCGACCTTTACCGGCTGCGTGAGGCTGCGGCTCCCCATCTGCAGGGAACGGAATCGTATGAGGATACGACTGAGAATCTGATCGTCGCTACTGTTGATGCTGCTCTGGCGGCACAGAATGCTGCCGTGGCAGCTGAGTCGCTGGGGCTTGGAATTGTCTATATCGGCGGCATCCGCAACGAAATTGCCAAGGCGGCTGAACTGCTAGGCTTGCCCGAGCTGGTCTATCCGGTATTCGGCATGTGCCTCGGCTACCCGGCCGCAGTGAATGGGGTGCGGCCGCGCCTGCCGCTGGCTGCGGTGCTGCATCATAACCGCTATGACGCCGGAACCACTGTGCAGCAGGCCGGGGTGTACGACGACATCTCGCGGGACTATATGCGTGAGCGGACCGGCGGACAGAGCGATACCGCCTGGTCAGAGATGATGGCGAAGCGCCAGACCCAGCCTTCCCGGCTGCATATGAAGGAGTTCCTGCTGAATAAAGGATTCATGCAGCGCTAA
- a CDS encoding PLP-dependent aminotransferase family protein translates to MRKFHAVIAEMEKRMKEGHYRPGDKLPSVRSAAEFYSCSVSTILRAYAELERTHVIYSIPQSGYYVVGKTEDSGPAGGRVTTDLASASPDLNVFPYLDFQHCLNKAIDQYKYHLFTYGDALGLDTLRRTLVSHLAEYQVFAKAERIIVTSGIQQALEILARMPFPGGRTEILVEQPGYDIYLRYLEAEGLPVSGISRSAAGINLRELEEQFASGRFKFFYTMPRYHNPLGTSYSPEERKAIAGLAGKYDVYIAEDDYMADLGTGRHFNPVYAYDQTSRVIYMKSFSKIIFPGLRLGAVVLPEPLLETFRAYKGYTDTSLLSQAALEVYIKNGMYGHHRHNIKAMYAKRIQAVYEALQRHNTEGLIEASADSSGIYMQFKLPVTVNLERLVKRLDERGISVVPGNGFYVSGYRDRDKFIRISISRAGFEQIDAAVAAIIQEVKRGSGW, encoded by the coding sequence GTGAGAAAGTTTCATGCGGTGATAGCTGAAATGGAGAAGCGGATGAAGGAGGGGCATTACCGTCCAGGGGACAAGCTGCCCTCTGTACGCAGTGCTGCTGAATTCTACAGCTGTAGTGTAAGCACCATTCTGCGCGCGTACGCGGAGCTGGAGAGAACACATGTGATCTATTCCATTCCGCAGAGCGGCTATTACGTGGTAGGTAAGACGGAGGATTCCGGGCCGGCGGGCGGCAGAGTGACTACTGATCTGGCCTCGGCTTCGCCTGACCTGAATGTATTTCCGTACTTGGATTTCCAGCATTGCCTCAATAAGGCGATCGACCAGTATAAGTATCATCTGTTCACCTATGGAGATGCGCTGGGGCTGGATACGCTGCGCCGCACGCTGGTGTCGCATCTGGCGGAGTATCAGGTTTTTGCCAAGGCGGAGCGGATTATCGTCACTTCCGGAATCCAGCAGGCACTGGAGATTCTGGCCAGAATGCCGTTTCCGGGCGGCAGAACGGAGATCCTTGTAGAACAGCCGGGTTATGATATCTATCTGCGGTATCTGGAAGCGGAGGGACTGCCCGTGAGCGGAATCAGCCGCTCTGCAGCCGGAATTAACCTGCGTGAGCTGGAGGAGCAATTTGCGAGCGGCCGGTTTAAATTTTTTTATACTATGCCGAGGTATCATAACCCGCTTGGAACGTCCTACAGCCCAGAGGAGCGGAAGGCCATTGCGGGACTGGCCGGCAAATATGATGTATATATCGCTGAGGATGATTATATGGCCGATCTGGGGACCGGGCGGCATTTCAATCCTGTGTATGCTTATGATCAGACTTCCCGTGTTATCTATATGAAGAGCTTTTCCAAAATTATCTTTCCGGGCCTCAGACTGGGTGCCGTTGTGCTGCCCGAACCGTTGCTGGAGACCTTCCGCGCGTATAAAGGGTATACGGACACCTCCTTGCTCTCCCAGGCGGCGCTTGAGGTCTATATCAAGAATGGCATGTACGGGCATCACAGGCACAACATTAAAGCCATGTATGCCAAAAGAATTCAGGCAGTATATGAGGCGCTTCAGCGGCATAATACGGAAGGTCTAATTGAAGCCTCTGCGGACAGTTCCGGGATATATATGCAGTTCAAGCTGCCGGTAACCGTAAATTTGGAGCGGCTGGTCAAGCGGCTGGATGAACGGGGGATCAGCGTTGTCCCCGGCAATGGATTCTACGTATCCGGCTACCGTGACCGGGATAAATTCATCCGTATCAGCATTTCCCGGGCCGGGTTCGAACAGATTGATGCGGCAGTTGCGGCCATTATTCAGGAAGTGAAGCGGGGAAGCGGATGGTGA
- a CDS encoding DMT family transporter, which yields MQQQGLKLAYSFAVLNAVIIGFSFLFTKVALGHAGPLDTLTYRFAASFAVMSVPAAFGWVKLSYRGKPVGRALLLAAMYPLGFFTLQVFGLQHATSAEGGILYSFTPVVTMIIAAIFLKEKTTLLQKLCIFLSVFGVVFIFVMKGSSIKLSNMTGIVLLFLTCLAFAGYSVLARSLSRHFSPAELSYLLMGTGFITFLLISLTGHAAGGTLGEFLRPLRSGTFIMSAVYLGVIASLVTTLTSTYILSKIEASLMSVFANLSTIVSIAAGAFFLGEEITVYHGIGSFLIIAGVIGTNRLGRKKPDTQDKAAGR from the coding sequence ATGCAGCAACAAGGACTTAAGCTGGCTTACAGCTTTGCCGTACTCAATGCAGTCATTATCGGATTCTCATTCCTGTTCACCAAAGTAGCGCTCGGCCATGCCGGACCGCTTGATACGCTCACCTACCGCTTCGCTGCCTCATTTGCCGTGATGTCGGTTCCGGCCGCCTTCGGCTGGGTCAAGCTCTCCTACCGCGGCAAGCCGGTCGGCCGGGCACTGCTGCTGGCAGCAATGTATCCGCTGGGCTTCTTCACGCTTCAAGTCTTCGGACTCCAGCACGCCACCTCCGCCGAGGGCGGAATCCTCTATTCGTTTACTCCGGTCGTGACCATGATCATCGCCGCAATTTTCCTGAAGGAGAAGACGACCCTGCTGCAAAAGCTGTGTATCTTCCTGTCTGTGTTTGGCGTAGTATTCATCTTCGTCATGAAAGGAAGCAGCATTAAGCTGTCCAATATGACCGGAATCGTGCTGCTGTTCCTGACCTGTCTGGCTTTTGCCGGTTATAGCGTGCTGGCCCGTTCACTCTCCCGCCATTTCAGCCCTGCTGAACTCAGCTACCTGCTGATGGGTACCGGCTTCATAACCTTCCTGCTTATTTCACTCACCGGACATGCGGCCGGCGGAACACTCGGTGAATTCCTGCGGCCGCTGCGGAGCGGTACCTTCATCATGTCTGCTGTATATCTGGGGGTTATAGCCTCCCTGGTCACTACCCTGACTTCAACCTATATCTTGTCCAAAATCGAAGCGTCCCTCATGAGTGTGTTCGCCAACCTCTCAACCATCGTCTCCATCGCAGCCGGGGCCTTCTTCCTGGGGGAAGAGATTACGGTGTACCACGGGATCGGCTCCTTTCTGATCATCGCAGGGGTGATCGGCACGAACCGGCTGGGCCGGAAGAAGCCGGACACACAGGATAAGGCTGCAGGCAGATAA